One Deinococcus grandis DNA window includes the following coding sequences:
- a CDS encoding CobW family GTP-binding protein yields the protein MTSARPDDRIPVVVVGGFLGAGKTTLVNHLIRSLPHRLGVIVNEFGAQGVDGSLIERLQDDVTELTAGCLCCTGRDDLLRALVTIAMREQKPDAVIVELSGVADPTPVLTTLLERSVRAAFRVTTLVAVVDARHALQTLREHPEAARQLAYANVVVLNKTDLADPALLDHAQGVLRGVNPLADIKRVEQGQVDAEALLARDDFDPRVLDGVDIRAAHTPGLKSFTLRAERPLDPYAWQRFMTDYLLSRPAEVLRAKGFLDLFGYPQRILFQAVRDLFTADAWEAGDGTSELVVIGRGLDRAEFEAAWAACLTPDPHDLIPD from the coding sequence ATGACGAGTGCGCGGCCGGATGACCGGATTCCTGTGGTGGTGGTGGGCGGCTTTCTGGGGGCCGGGAAGACGACGCTGGTGAATCACCTGATCCGGTCGCTGCCGCACCGGCTGGGTGTGATCGTGAACGAGTTCGGCGCGCAGGGCGTGGACGGCAGCCTGATCGAGCGGCTGCAGGACGACGTGACGGAACTGACGGCCGGGTGCCTGTGCTGCACGGGCCGGGATGATCTGCTGCGGGCGCTGGTGACGATCGCCATGCGCGAACAGAAGCCGGACGCGGTGATCGTGGAACTGTCCGGCGTGGCGGACCCGACGCCGGTCCTGACGACGCTGCTGGAACGGTCGGTGCGCGCGGCGTTCCGCGTGACGACGCTCGTGGCGGTCGTGGACGCCCGGCACGCCCTGCAGACGCTGCGGGAGCATCCGGAGGCGGCGCGGCAACTGGCGTACGCGAACGTGGTCGTGCTGAACAAGACCGACCTCGCCGACCCGGCCCTGCTGGACCACGCGCAGGGCGTGCTGCGCGGCGTGAATCCCCTGGCCGACATCAAACGAGTGGAGCAGGGGCAGGTCGACGCGGAAGCGCTGCTGGCCCGCGACGATTTCGACCCGCGCGTGCTGGACGGCGTGGATATCCGCGCGGCGCACACGCCGGGCCTGAAGTCCTTCACGCTGCGCGCGGAGCGCCCCCTGGACCCGTACGCGTGGCAGCGCTTCATGACCGACTACCTGCTGTCCCGCCCGGCGGAGGTGCTGCGCGCCAAGGGGTTCCTGGATCTGTTCGGCTACCCGCAGCGCATCCTGTTCCAGGCGGTGCGGGACCTGTTCACCGCCGACGCCTGGGAGGCTGGTGACGGCACGTCCGAACTCGTGGTGATCGGCCGGGGCCTGGACCGCGCGGAATTCGAGGCCGCGT
- a CDS encoding ABC transporter ATP-binding protein, with the protein MPAPSPSVLRRLYGLLSPYRRTVTVGLLLLLGSVAAELYPPLVWIRVVDHGIPNRDWTFIGWQLVLLVAVFGVQQGLSAWRGLLLERAGQAFTRDLRLTLYRTLQGQSAAYFEGQRTGDLIARVTGDVDALQDVLVRGTDAVLANALRLIGVIGIFIALQPLLGVLTTLPMIAVALMLRRYARTVRPAYRAARARLGDLSALITDRLSGIRVVQGFAREDAEAERIRALGDELYAEGVKAVTIRNRAFPRARFVGNLGNVIMLGGGAWLIMAGQFTLGGLLAYRGYGRYFYGPIDDLVNIGDLLQRAEASGRRVFEVLDAPVPVQDRPGARPLPQPVQGELRFENVTFGYDPARPILRDVTLHIPAGQRVALLGESGAGKSTLLALVTRTFDPQHGRVTLDGHDLRDLTLRSLRENAAVMAQDTFLFHDTVLNNVRYARPDATDTEVEAALRAAHAHTFVHALPEGLQTVVGERGVRLSGGQRQRLSIARTLLARPSLLLLDEPTSAVDAESETQVVAALDELTRGRTALIVTHRPSLARTADRVIVLAGGVIVEDGHPDTLRRRGGAYATLERQMGGDYGTDSKPINPKMAVPAKS; encoded by the coding sequence ATGCCTGCCCCGAGTCCGTCCGTGTTGCGCCGCCTGTACGGGCTGCTCAGTCCGTACAGGCGCACGGTGACCGTGGGGTTGCTGCTGTTGCTGGGGAGCGTGGCGGCGGAACTGTACCCGCCGCTCGTGTGGATTCGCGTGGTGGATCACGGCATCCCGAACCGCGACTGGACGTTCATCGGGTGGCAACTGGTCCTGCTGGTGGCGGTGTTCGGGGTGCAGCAGGGCCTGTCCGCGTGGCGGGGGCTGCTGCTGGAGCGGGCGGGGCAGGCGTTCACGCGCGACCTGCGCCTGACGCTGTACCGGACGTTGCAGGGGCAGTCGGCGGCGTACTTCGAGGGGCAGCGCACCGGGGACCTGATCGCCCGCGTGACTGGGGACGTGGACGCGCTGCAGGACGTGCTGGTGCGCGGCACGGACGCCGTGCTGGCGAACGCCCTGCGATTGATCGGCGTGATCGGGATCTTCATCGCGCTGCAACCGCTGCTGGGCGTCCTGACGACCCTCCCGATGATCGCCGTGGCACTCATGCTGCGCCGCTACGCGCGCACGGTGCGGCCCGCGTACCGCGCGGCGCGCGCCCGCCTGGGGGACCTGAGCGCGCTGATCACGGACCGCCTGAGCGGCATCCGCGTCGTGCAGGGCTTCGCGCGCGAGGACGCCGAGGCCGAGCGCATCCGCGCCCTGGGCGACGAGTTGTACGCCGAGGGCGTGAAGGCCGTCACCATCCGCAACCGTGCCTTCCCCCGCGCGCGCTTCGTGGGGAACCTGGGGAACGTGATCATGCTGGGCGGCGGCGCGTGGCTGATCATGGCCGGGCAGTTCACGCTGGGTGGCCTGCTCGCGTACCGGGGGTACGGGCGGTACTTCTACGGTCCGATCGACGACCTCGTGAACATCGGTGACCTGCTCCAGCGGGCCGAGGCGAGCGGACGGCGGGTGTTCGAGGTGCTCGACGCGCCCGTCCCCGTGCAGGACCGGCCCGGCGCGCGGCCCCTGCCGCAACCCGTGCAGGGCGAACTTCGCTTCGAGAACGTCACCTTCGGGTACGACCCCGCCCGGCCCATCCTGCGGGACGTCACGCTGCACATCCCCGCCGGGCAGCGCGTCGCCCTCCTCGGCGAGAGCGGGGCGGGCAAGAGCACCCTCCTGGCCCTCGTCACCCGCACCTTCGACCCGCAGCACGGGCGCGTGACGCTCGACGGGCACGACCTGCGCGACCTCACCCTGCGCAGCCTGCGTGAGAACGCCGCCGTCATGGCGCAGGACACCTTCCTGTTCCACGACACCGTGCTGAACAACGTCCGCTACGCCCGCCCGGACGCCACCGACACCGAGGTTGAGGCGGCTCTGCGCGCCGCGCACGCCCACACCTTCGTCCACGCCCTCCCCGAGGGGCTCCAGACGGTCGTGGGGGAACGCGGCGTGCGGCTCAGCGGCGGGCAACGCCAGCGGCTCTCCATCGCCCGCACGCTCCTGGCCCGGCCCAGCCTCCTGCTGCTGGACGAACCCACCAGCGCCGTCGACGCCGAGAGCGAAACCCAGGTCGTCGCCGCGCTGGACGAACTCACGCGCGGCCGCACCGCGCTGATCGTCACGCACCGCCCCAGCCTCGCCCGCACCGCCGACCGCGTCATCGTCCTCGCAGGGGGCGTCATCGTCGAGGACGGCCACCCTGACACCCTCCGCAGACGCGGCGGCGCGTACGCCACGCTGGAACGCCAGATGGGCGGCGATTATGGAACTGATTCAAAACCTATAAATCCTAAGATGGCG